DNA sequence from the Parambassis ranga chromosome 1, fParRan2.1, whole genome shotgun sequence genome:
ACCAATGTGTTGGGTTTGTGGACACTGTATTCCTATAGCCCCCAAAATGGGGAATTTTACTACTGTTGTGGGTTTGCCTACTTAAAGCAGCAGGTTGTACAGGTTAGCTGATGCTGAGGGATAAGCGGGAGTGGCCACTTCAGCTGAGTAATTGTGAAAAACCTGCAGATTTGCATCTTGATAATGTTCTTTGTCCAGGTTGAGCAAGATGTCAAGCTATTTTGTGAAGTATTGAAAATCACTTCTATATAAATTCAAAGTGATGCTATAGTTGTTTGAATTTGTCCCTGATTAAATAAAAGTAATGACAATTTAAAagaatgtctttttgtctgattGTTTTAAATTCACTGAAACCATCTGTAGTCCATGATGCTGCCACTAAACTCTCAAAGCAGTATTAAGTGTTACAGCAATAAACCAAATTGGCAAAAaactttttatttcatttgtctTATTTAATAGAACATACAGACGTATTAGCTGCATATAACTGATGAAGCAGAAGAGCACAGTCCATGAAAGACAGGATAATTTAGATAAAAGACATTTACAGAGAAAATACAAAGATGTGAACAGAGGAAACAAGATGTTAGACAAAAtgggcattaaaaacaaatttacCCAGAGCTAAGAATGGTTGAAGAAACAGCTGAGGAATACtaagtgaacacacacaaaagacaggAGTATCAACAATTGAGTAATCAACAGATGCCACATTTTGTTCCATTAGACATAACTCCAGGGTGTCTCTTCCTGATGAGCAATGATTAACTGACCAGCTGCTTGTTCTTCCTGTCCTTTGGACGAGCCTTATCTTGGCCTTTCTGTGGAAGGTTAGAATCACTCTGGCTCAGTGCAGTACGTGTCACCGTGGACATCCCATCGACAAACTTGGTCTTGAAGAGGACGTTGGCATTCGTGAACATGCCGTCCTTCAGGGACACAACCACAAACTGCAAGGAGACAATAATTACATGGTTAAACGCTTTCATGACTGACTCTcatggggattttttttttaggatacATTTTTGCCTATGATCAAACTTACCTGAGAGTGTCTGAAATGTGTGCGCAGCATCTGTCcgatgttctgtgtgtgtgacaggtccAGAGCAGCATCCACCTCGTCTAAGATGTAGATGGGAGCAGGCTTGAAGAGCAGCATGGCCAGGATAAGAGACAAGGCCACCAGTGACCTGAAAGCAAAGAGTCAAACATGGTGAATAAAAGCTTAGATTCAATCTACTACAATTGCTTTTTATTTGCTGACCTCTGGCCTCCACTGAGCTCAGTCAGGTTTTCTTTCCATGTGTTGCCCAAGGCCACCTTGAACTCAAGTCCCTCCAAGACACCACAGCCCTGAGGAGGAGCCAGCTTTGCTGTGGCTCCTGGCAGCAAAGTGGAGAAAATGGAGCCAAAGTCCTTGTTTACCTGTGAAGACATAATATAGTATAATGGCATATATAGCTCATTATTTTCTAATATGTCCGATATGTAAACAACAGAACATAACTTATAATGTAAGCAAAATTAattgaatgtttaaaaaatgaagtGCTGAAACAATGCCTGACCTTCTGCCATGCCATATTGAGTGCCTCATTTTTCTTCTGGTCCAGCTCTTCAATGGTCTGCAAGATTTTTGCTTTGTCGTTTTCTACaattctcttcttcttcatcaggtCATTGTACtaaagaaaagaggagaaaagctATTTGTTGTTTCTACATTTCCTGGCACCACACTCGCAGCCCCTTTTTGTCCAGCTACCCACCCTTTCTTCTGCCTCATTCAGCATGTTCATGGCCCTCTTGTTGACGTTCCTCTCCAGCttgctggtggtctcctccaaCTTTTTTAGCCGCTGGCCCGCCTCGCGGGGATTGTTGGTCTTGAAGTCGTATGCTGTGTTTGGCTGGCCAAAGAACTGACGCTCAGAATGGATCCAGTCGTGTTCTTCCAGCATCCGAGACACCTGAAGAAAGATAAGATGGAGTCAGACATGGCTCATAATGAGAAAGATAAAATCAAGAAATACTAAATATTACTGCAGTGCACAAAGGTAAAGTCTGTGAGTACCTTGTCAGCAGCATCCTGGCTGTCTTTGCGGTGTTTACTAATGTTATGCTCCATCTCCTTGATCTTCAACTGGACTTCATTGGTCTGCTCCCTTATTTTATTGGCCTCTGTGCTTTTTACCTGGAGACAGAAATTAAATGTTCAAAAATGTATCAGCTATAGAAACTAAGCATGGAACATACATTACGTAAGTTATCCTctaaattatttatatatagcAATATTTATCATAAATAGGCTTCTAACCCCAATCAGCATTAAAGATTCCACTCTCCTTCTCATGAATCAACTAGAATCAAAGCATATTTTTAGTCACCCTCAGCTCTTTGTCTTGTGCCATGATCACTTCCTTCTGTttggccagctcctcctgggctTTACGCACAGCTTCCtacatcacaaaaaaaacataaggaaTGGTGAAACAGAAATATGGGAAAGCTAAGGTCATTAAGTAAGCAGTCATTTAAAAACAGgtacacacaccacagactTTCTAACAAAAGATGGCACAAGCATGTGGAAGAAGTCTTATACACAAGTACTGAAATTGTTAAATGGTTTCTGCCACCATAACTTGCaaagttattttatttgtatgcTGCTGGCAATTCGGAGTTTACATAGAAAACTACAAAGAATTGTTTGTCTGAGATCACATCCCACCACCGTTTTAACACCTGCTCCTAACTAGATCCAAATTAATGTAGTGGATTGAGTTTACCGTACATTGGAGCTTTTTTCTCAGACCTTTGAGCATAGACATATTCAGTCATCTTAACATTTCTGTATGAACCTGAGATGTTTAACATTAAAACTGTTTGTTTATATACattcaaaacaacagaaatacCTTGTTCTGTGATACAGTGGAAGACATGCTGTCTATCTGCTCCTGGATGGCCTTCATTGCCTCATCCACAGCCTGAATCTGCTGCTCATAACCAGCCTGTTCCCTCCGCAGCTCTTCCAGCTCCAGAGTTACAGCATCAGACTCCTACAGGAGGAGAAAACAGTTTACGTTTTGCAAATTCAACAGTACTTAGAACTTTACTTAGAACTATGCAACaccaagtttaaaaaaagatatcCTACCCATCATACAGATGATCTGCTTTAACTTCATTGAAGGTCAAACATTTTGTATATATCTTCCAGCAGAAGATATATTGAATGTGGTTACTGtacctgctgcttctgctttaGCTTCTTGTTGAAGGCATCAGCTTTGGCCTTGGCTGTATTGAGTTTCTGCTGGGCAGCTTTCAGCTCCTTCTCCCTTTCTGCCTCAGCATTCTTCATTTTGTTCTCCAGGACCTTGTATTTCTCTTCAGCCCGCTTCTGTACCTCCTTAGTGACACGCAACGTCTCTTCACTCTCATCTGAAAAATAAAGTATTAAGCCACTGGTGTGTTGCTTGGTCTAAATCAGAGTTCAGTTTTTTGTGTAGATTTCAGTGTTCTGACCAATTGTCTTGCGCagcctctccagctcctcctgctgctggtggaAGGAGCTCTGCTGCACCTTGGCCTGCAGAATCTGCTCCTCCTCTAGCTTTAGctcatgctgctgcttcagctgtcGGTACCTGCAGAGAGCAGAAAGTAGTAAAGATGAACCTTTGAGCCATGgcacatattttatatttaaaaaaaaaaacatggcacatTGCTGGCACATATGAACCAAGACAGTTTACAGTAAATGAATAATACTTCTCAAACCAATTCAATAAAATCAGGTAACTTCCCACAGCACACCTGATGATCTTTAACAGCACactggttgggaaacactgatACCGTATATATAATTGAAGCTAAACTAACTAGTTTCTGGGGCACACTAACTATGCGACTATTTATCTCCACCTATTGTGTACATATAAACCATGATTATTCATGCAGATATTTCTGTAAGTGCTGCATACTTCTCAGCAGTTCCCTTAAGGCCAGCCAGATGTTGTTCAATATCCTGAAGTTGAGCCTCCTTCTCATTTAAGTTGTCCCGAACCTCCTTCACTTCTTGCAGGCTTGTCAGAACTGATGCAGACTGGGAACGAGCACCTAAAAGTGAAAAAGCAGCAAGTACCTCTGTGAGATCACTGTAGGTATGATAATAAAGCTGTGTTTACCTGAACCCACTACACCCCCACCCTACCCCCGCAGGCATTTCTCATCCTCACCTCCACTCAGAGTTCCCTGCGGGTCAAAGATGTCTCCTCCTAGAGTGACTGTTTTGGTCATCACTTGCTTATTAAAAGCCACTTTTTTGGCATTGTCCAGAGTGTCACACACCAGTGTGGAGCCAAACACGTACTCCATAGCTTTGCGCAGGTCAGGTTCATAGCCAACCAGTGACAGAGCTGCGTGAACATTGTCCTCCCCAACCTGACAGGAGTTGAATTTAGAGTCCACATTTAGTCTCGGAAAAGACGAAAAACAAAAGGAACTGCATTCATATTTTTCCACTCAAAAATACACGtgaattaaaaatgaagcaTCAAGGAGGCTTTCATCTCACCAGGCTCTTGGCAGTGTTGACCACAGAGTCATTAAGGGTCTTGGCAGATATCTTGTTCAGGGGAATGATGGTGTACCTTCTCTGCAGGTCTCCCTTCTCCAGCAGCTTCTTACCAGTCACCTAACAACAACAAGGTTACAAAGTCACACTGGTTTGCAGAACAAGTAAGTGTAGCTGGCTATATCTGCATTAAAATCACATGTACTGTCCATTCTCCACTGTAAATATAATATGTTTATATTGCTGGAGACCTACTCTACTTTCATTATTTTTGACTTGTTATATTTTGAGTAATTCTTCTAACAATTTCCCCCTGCAGGATCAATAAAGAATATCTTTCTATCTATATTCTCACACCTACCTCAGTGTCAACAACAATGTTGTAGAGCCGTCCTCCTGCAACAACCTCAAGTCCTGTTGCATAGGAAACATCACGGACTGTGATCAGGTTAGCCAGCAGGCCCTTCACCTTGTTACGGTCCCAACCTTTCTCTGGGTCCCTAAAGACGAAGGGTCAAAGGGTTGTTAGCAGACATTTTGGTTGCAAAGTAGGAAACATACACAATATCTTTATTACATATTTCATGTAGAGATGGAATATTTACTTGTAGTCAAAGCGCAGGTTGGGGAAACGTGACACAAGACGTTCATATGTCTCCTTAAGTTTAGCAACCTCTCTGGACAGCTGCCGTCTTTTTTCCAGCAGGCTCTCTTCTTTACCATCTGCATCAGGACAGGCACAACCCAAAAGTTTAGGAAGAACAATGTTGAGCAGACAAAAAACATCTCATTCAAGAgacacaaatacaaatattaCCTTCATAGTTGAGTTTGGCTAGCTCAGCCTCGAGCTTCTCCCTGCTTTTTTTGATAGCCTGCAGTGTCTCCTGGTCTTTCTTGTAGCCACCGTCCATCTTTTTCATCTCTGCCTGTTTAGTCTTCAGCTCAGCCTGGGCATGCTTCAGGGTCATTTGGGCCTGGAGAGTGGGAGGAAATAGATGATAAAATAAATCGGTATCAACAAGAATTAAGTCAGCGTGGGTCAAGATGAGAAACATGGCCTGGCACATTGATGGCAAGTTCTAATCCTTTCCTCACCTGCTTGGCCTCAGTGTCTGCCTTGCTCATGTCATTCTTGCATGTCATCATCTGTCCAGCAAGTGTGGCTTCTTCCCCATCCTCGTTGGTAGAAAGACCTGCAGACACAGCTTTGAAATGCTGCTCAGCTGCCTCGAGGGCAGCACTGTCATTCTGTCCCTCTTCCTGCAGAGCCTTAAGCTGTTCCGTCACCTTAGAAACCTCCTTTTCTTTTACCACAAGCATTTTCTTGTCCTGGGAAATAAGAGAAACATGTGGTTTTGATAAAGTAAAcagaaaaagctgttttttacAGATAAGTTAGACTTAATGATCTGTTACCTCCTCCATGCTCTTTATGAGCTCCTTCTTTTTCTTGGTTTCATCTTTgagattctgtttttttaagtcaAGGGCACTCTGAGCTTTGGCATCCACACGTTGTACATCAGCCAGAGTCTCCTCCAGAGATTTTAATACTCCATTCACCTCCTACAGAGCAGATTAACATTCATGTCATAAGTAGGGCTTAAAAATATATTACTCCACATACAACACTTGGCCTATACATCATTCATATGTATTGTTTCAAGATATCTTTAGAAAAAGTGGCCCTTGCAAATCCTAGTATAAAATTCAATAATATCAACAAATTGGTCATCAGATCAATCTCAAAGTCCCCCTATGAGTGCTTCCCCAAAAATTATAACTATCTAAGAATTTCCACTAAAGTTTAAAAAGCATTTCTATCTCTTATTTTCCAGTGTACAGTACCTGgtcttttttcttctgcagctcCTGAATCTGAGCAGAGAGCTCCTGGACTTTGCTCTCGTTTTCGGCCATGCTGGCTTGCATCTTAGCGATGTTGTCTTGCATCACCTTTAGATTCTCTGCTGACTTCAACTTAgtttcctctgcacacacaaacagccaggcCACATAGAGCCGCGACAAGTGCTGGATCTCACGCATCAGCTTCTGGTACTCCAGATATGATGAGCGCTCCtgtataaagaaaaaagaaattgaAATGATTACATAGCAATAATGCATATATGGTTGTATTCTGAACTTGTTCAGAAGAGTGTAGAGTTTAGATTTTAATGTTAAACTACCTCTTGCAGTTTCTGCATAGTTGGAGTAATTTCCTCATCCAGAATCTGAAAGAGTAAAACAGATGGAAGTGTTAGATTTATGCTGCAGCTCTCTTCAGAGGGGTTAATAagtcaaacagaaaacataCTGTCTGAATCTCCTTCAGCTTGGCCTCCTTCTTCTCAATGGTTTTCTGAGCACTGATCTTTTTACATTCATACATCCTGgtccctgcagcctcctcaaTCATAGCAAGGATCTGGAAGAAGAGTGGTGGTCATTATTACTTTAATCCTAGAAAGGTATCAAACTGTATTCAAGTGTGATGTaagaaaaatgtgtgaaaaaatgttttacctCAGGTGGTTTCATGTTAAGAACCTTGGTGATCCTTCCCTAGAATACAGAAGAGTCACACAGATTAAAAATGACCTAAGAAAGTTATATGTCAACAGTATGAATGCCTTTAAGCCACAAGACTGACCTGCATGATGAGAAAATGTGGGTTGTTGACATTCAGGCCAACTGAGCAGAACAAGTCCTGCACCCTGGTGTTGTTGGCATTAACGCCATTGATGAGGTACTTATTTCTGCCACCAATTACCACCTTAAAGGAATAAAAATACATAGCTGCACAAACACTCGGTAAAGAAGGCCCAAAGACTTAAACActgtttctctctttccccctcacCTGTCTGGTGACAGTGATCTCATCGTGGGTTTCGAACCCCAGAGGACTCTGGCTTTTGTTGGAGTTGTCAAAAGTAATAGACACAGTGGCTTTGGTGATGCCACCCTGTCCGTTCTTATAAACCAAGTCCTGGAGGTTGGAGGCTCGCACCTTTCAATGGAAAAAAGGAACATACTGTACGTTAGCGGTGTTGTACAACCTACACCACAACCAAAACAAATCAATACATTTGTTCATCGAGCTTAACAAACTCAGATATACAGATATTTATACACTTACATGGCTGAGATTAGAAATCCCCAAAAGGAAACATATTGAGTCCAAAATATTAGACTTGCCGCTTCCGTTCAGTCCTGTAATGGCGTTGAAAAGCGGGTCAAAACCGTtgatctctgtcctctgtgcgTAGGATTTGAATCCTTCAATGATAATAGACTTGATGTGCATCTTTATGCTGTCTTCTCTCCGCAGATTCCGGAGGCGAGGTTTGTGGTGTTTAAAAGACACAACGGGAGGTTAATATATGAACCACCAGCTATCACCTCAGTGTTTACAACCGATGACTGAAAACTCCTTCTGCTCTCTTCTAACTTGAATTTTGGCGCCAGGCATTGAGCCGCTAGTGCGCCCTCTGTGTGCCTAAATCAAGATGAAAATATTAAAACTATCTAAACACGTATTCAACACAAAATCAATAATTGCATACAAATAATTTGAAtagaaaaagataaaaataaataattacagtgtgtttatatttatagttaGTGTATTCATATTTAATTTTGTCAGGCAATGTGTAAGGCTACTAAACTGCCCATGCACAGTTGCTTGTCGCTACGTCTTGGCGCCGCCTGCAGGTTTAGAACTGAACTACGGATAAATGTCTCATGAGATCA
Encoded proteins:
- the smc2 gene encoding structural maintenance of chromosomes protein 2, giving the protein MHIKSIIIEGFKSYAQRTEINGFDPLFNAITGLNGSGKSNILDSICFLLGISNLSHVRASNLQDLVYKNGQGGITKATVSITFDNSNKSQSPLGFETHDEITVTRQVVIGGRNKYLINGVNANNTRVQDLFCSVGLNVNNPHFLIMQGRITKVLNMKPPEILAMIEEAAGTRMYECKKISAQKTIEKKEAKLKEIQTILDEEITPTMQKLQEERSSYLEYQKLMREIQHLSRLYVAWLFVCAEETKLKSAENLKVMQDNIAKMQASMAENESKVQELSAQIQELQKKKDQEVNGVLKSLEETLADVQRVDAKAQSALDLKKQNLKDETKKKKELIKSMEEDKKMLVVKEKEVSKVTEQLKALQEEGQNDSAALEAAEQHFKAVSAGLSTNEDGEEATLAGQMMTCKNDMSKADTEAKQAQMTLKHAQAELKTKQAEMKKMDGGYKKDQETLQAIKKSREKLEAELAKLNYEDGKEESLLEKRRQLSREVAKLKETYERLVSRFPNLRFDYKDPEKGWDRNKVKGLLANLITVRDVSYATGLEVVAGGRLYNIVVDTEVTGKKLLEKGDLQRRYTIIPLNKISAKTLNDSVVNTAKSLVGEDNVHAALSLVGYEPDLRKAMEYVFGSTLVCDTLDNAKKVAFNKQVMTKTVTLGGDIFDPQGTLSGGARSQSASVLTSLQEVKEVRDNLNEKEAQLQDIEQHLAGLKGTAEKYRQLKQQHELKLEEEQILQAKVQQSSFHQQQEELERLRKTIDESEETLRVTKEVQKRAEEKYKVLENKMKNAEAEREKELKAAQQKLNTAKAKADAFNKKLKQKQQESDAVTLELEELRREQAGYEQQIQAVDEAMKAIQEQIDSMSSTVSQNKEAVRKAQEELAKQKEVIMAQDKELRVKSTEANKIREQTNEVQLKIKEMEHNISKHRKDSQDAADKVSRMLEEHDWIHSERQFFGQPNTAYDFKTNNPREAGQRLKKLEETTSKLERNVNKRAMNMLNEAEERYNDLMKKKRIVENDKAKILQTIEELDQKKNEALNMAWQKVNKDFGSIFSTLLPGATAKLAPPQGCGVLEGLEFKVALGNTWKENLTELSGGQRSLVALSLILAMLLFKPAPIYILDEVDAALDLSHTQNIGQMLRTHFRHSQFVVVSLKDGMFTNANVLFKTKFVDGMSTVTRTALSQSDSNLPQKGQDKARPKDRKNKQLVS